A section of the Archocentrus centrarchus isolate MPI-CPG fArcCen1 chromosome 20, fArcCen1, whole genome shotgun sequence genome encodes:
- the LOC115799970 gene encoding uncharacterized protein LOC115799970 isoform X2, giving the protein MPYGQMNHSQTWPMRVIIMKDHIHLLAVVWMFHLVEFQSNKAVAVVPENWCCDGATYWPNYRNDERVDKAVKNVEEPGPDWKTYDIRIIISCDQYFEARQLLKKSLTCSTSDLQSEEEEEEIRPKRKPKAIHFFGDSDSDTEEVYLKNKARAAVRRPLQPPAPVIQPPPFTGASIHTIASSAKTPSPPLLAQMENRPRDEPTPSSSHVYRPTWKGGRYGSDTITCSAAEVQILSLLEYIKHQQDQLTTKVNYLTNKLNSTVQEREIPDPVQFPLQSVEEVENFEKWLKDPANSHLKQSVISSLAAIGGLMQEVSHGTFFPACSTVTLDRR; this is encoded by the exons ATGCCCTACGGACAGATgaatcattcacaaacatggcCGATGAGAGTCATCATCATGAAGGACCACATCCATTTATTGGCAGTAGTGTGG ATGTTCCATTTGGTCGAGTTCCAGAGCAACAAAGCAGTAGCAGTAGTACCAGAAAACTGGTGCTGTGATGGTGCTACCTACTGGCCCAACTATAGAAATGATGAAAGAGTGGATAAGGCAGTAAAAAATGTAGAGGAACCAGGACCAGACTGGAAGACATACGATATCAGAATTATCATATCATGTG ATCAGTACTTTGAGGCACGACAGCTTCTGAAGAAATCGCTTACATGCAGCACATCAGACCTTCagtcagaagaggaagaggaggaaatacGACCAAAAAGGAAGCCAAAGGCAAT TCATTTCTTTGGGGACTCTGACAGTGACACAGAAGAAGTTtacctgaaaaataaagccagagCTGCAGTAAGACGCCCACTACAACCACCTGCTCCAGTTATCCAACCACCACCTTTCACTGGAGCTAGCATCCACACAATTGCTTCTTCTGCAAAAACTCCATCACCACCACTGCTTGCCCAGATGGAAAATAGACCAAGAGATGAGCCAACTCCTTCTTCAAGCCATGTCTACAGGCCTACTTGGAAAGGGGGACGGTATGGCTCAGACACAATTACCTGCTCTG ctgcagaagtTCAAATATTGAGCTTACTGGAGTACATTAAACACCAACAAGACCAATTAACCACCAAAGTAAACTATCTGACCAACAAGCTGAACTCAACTGTCCAAGAAAGAGAAATACCTGACCCTGTACAGTTTCCACTACAATCAGTGGAGGAAGTGGAGAATTTTGAGAAATGGCTCAAAGATCCTGCTAACTCTCACCTGAAGCAGAGTGTG atttcttcaCTGGCAGCCATCGGGGGGCTGATGCAAGAAGTATCACATGGAACATTCTTTCCCGCATGTTCCACAGTGACATTGGACAGAAGATAA
- the LOC115799970 gene encoding uncharacterized protein LOC115799970 isoform X3 produces MFHLVEFQSNKAVAVVPENWCCDGATYWPNYRNDERVDKAVKNVEEPGPDWKTYDIRIIISCDQYFEARQLLKKSLTCSTSDLQSEEEEEEIRPKRKPKAIHFFGDSDSDTEEVYLKNKARAAVRRPLQPPAPVIQPPPFTGASIHTIASSAKTPSPPLLAQMENRPRDEPTPSSSHVYRPTWKGGRYGSDTITCSAAEVQILSLLEYIKHQQDQLTTKVNYLTNKLNSTVQEREIPDPVQFPLQSVEEVENFEKWLKDPANSHLKQSVISSLAAIGGLMQEVSHGTFFPACSTVTLDRR; encoded by the exons ATGTTCCATTTGGTCGAGTTCCAGAGCAACAAAGCAGTAGCAGTAGTACCAGAAAACTGGTGCTGTGATGGTGCTACCTACTGGCCCAACTATAGAAATGATGAAAGAGTGGATAAGGCAGTAAAAAATGTAGAGGAACCAGGACCAGACTGGAAGACATACGATATCAGAATTATCATATCATGTG ATCAGTACTTTGAGGCACGACAGCTTCTGAAGAAATCGCTTACATGCAGCACATCAGACCTTCagtcagaagaggaagaggaggaaatacGACCAAAAAGGAAGCCAAAGGCAAT TCATTTCTTTGGGGACTCTGACAGTGACACAGAAGAAGTTtacctgaaaaataaagccagagCTGCAGTAAGACGCCCACTACAACCACCTGCTCCAGTTATCCAACCACCACCTTTCACTGGAGCTAGCATCCACACAATTGCTTCTTCTGCAAAAACTCCATCACCACCACTGCTTGCCCAGATGGAAAATAGACCAAGAGATGAGCCAACTCCTTCTTCAAGCCATGTCTACAGGCCTACTTGGAAAGGGGGACGGTATGGCTCAGACACAATTACCTGCTCTG ctgcagaagtTCAAATATTGAGCTTACTGGAGTACATTAAACACCAACAAGACCAATTAACCACCAAAGTAAACTATCTGACCAACAAGCTGAACTCAACTGTCCAAGAAAGAGAAATACCTGACCCTGTACAGTTTCCACTACAATCAGTGGAGGAAGTGGAGAATTTTGAGAAATGGCTCAAAGATCCTGCTAACTCTCACCTGAAGCAGAGTGTG atttcttcaCTGGCAGCCATCGGGGGGCTGATGCAAGAAGTATCACATGGAACATTCTTTCCCGCATGTTCCACAGTGACATTGGACAGAAGATAA
- the LOC115799970 gene encoding uncharacterized protein LOC115799970 isoform X4 encodes MTYPCADYALRTDESFTNMADESHHHEGPHPFIGSSVGMVSQFPLDYMHLVCLGVVRRMLHIWLRGPLNFRLPASIVERMSAKLLEMRSFIPVEFARKPRSLRELDRWKATEFRQFLLYTGPVMLGTFLDQNMYYNFMLLFSGVAILVSPRLSCHTQYARTLLKCFVSHFGEIYGKDQIVYNHLLDGPNHVHVQLHGCLDSFSAFAYENYLHKLKKLIRKPEFPLAQIIRRLSEIRIMEAPLSCTSFKKPHYVGPIIGGLSVKAQYGEMTCDKWTVKVSTGDNVFVIGNDICCIHNIVECSDGVYVVYKEFSDKSLFFDYPFNSDYLNIYKISQTSDSFKCVKVSELVVKCTVLPHRDGFVAIPMFHAF; translated from the coding sequence ATGACATACCCATGTGCAGACTATGCCCTACGGACAGATgaatcattcacaaacatggcCGATGAGAGTCATCATCATGAAGGACCACATCCATTTATTGGCAGTAGTGTGGGTATGGTTTCACAGTTCCCTCTAGATTACATGCATTTAGTTTGTTTAGGAGTTGTTAGAAGAATGCTACACATCTGGCTCAGGGGTCCTCTGAATTTTCGATTGCCTGCGAGCATAGTGGAAAGAATGTCAGCAAAACTGTTAGAAATGCGTTCCTTTATTCCTGTAGAGTTTGCACGGAAGCCCAGATCTCTGAGGGAATTGGATCGTTGGAAGGCCACAGAATTTAGACAGTTTCTCCTGTACACAGGACCTGTAATGCTAGGCACATTTCTGGATCAAAATATGTACTATAATTTCATGCTACTCTTCTCTGGTGTTGCTATTTTAGTTAGTCCTAGACTGTCCTGCCACACACAGTATGCCCGTACTttgctgaaatgttttgttaGTCACTTTGGTGAAATATATGGAAAAGATCAAATTGTTTATAATCACCTGCTAGATGGACCAAACCATGTACATGTGCAACTACATGGTTGTCTGgactcattttcagcatttgctTATGAAAATTATCTGCATAAGCTTaaaaagctcatcaggaaaccaGAGTTCCCCCTTGCCCAAATAATCCGTCGATTGTCTGAAATTAGAATTATGGAAGCTCCTTTAAGTTGTACctcttttaaaaagccacaTTATGTTGGACCAATTATAGGTGGActgtcagtgaaagcacagTATGGTGAAATGACCTGTGATAAGTGGACTGTTAAAGTTTCAACTGGggataatgtttttgttattggaAATGATATTTGTTGTATACATAACATTGTAGAGTGCAGTGATGGAGTCTATGTGGTATACAAGGAATTCTCAGATAAATCTTTGTTCTTTGATTATCCATTTAACTCTGACTAtctgaatatttataaaatttcacaaacatcaGATTCATTCAAGTGTGTTAAAGTGTCAGAGCTTGTTGTAAAATGTACTGTTTTGCCTCATAGAGATGGTTTTGTGGCCATACCAATGTTCCATGCCTTTTAG
- the LOC115799970 gene encoding uncharacterized protein LOC115799970 isoform X1 has protein sequence MKEPVVIGLFCGPKKPSSAKDFLEDFVTELQQLENGFDLEGKQLNLKLHTVICDTPARSFIKNTKNHNAYHGCDKCVQPGNYINRRMTYPCADYALRTDESFTNMADESHHHEGPHPFIGSSVGMVSQFPLDYMHLVCLGVVRRMLHIWLRGPLNFRLPASIVERMSAKLLEMRSFIPVEFARKPRSLRELDRWKATEFRQFLLYTGPVMLGTFLDQNMYYNFMLLFSGVAILVSPRLSCHTQYARTLLKCFVSHFGEIYGKDQIVYNHLLDGPNHVHVQLHGCLDSFSAFAYENYLHKLKKLIRKPEFPLAQIIRRLSEIRIMEAPLSCTSFKKPHYVGPIIGGLSVKAQYGEMTCDKWTVKVSTGDNVFVIGNDICCIHNIVECSDGVYVVYKEFSDKSLFFDYPFNSDYLNIYKISQTSDSFKCVKVSELVVKCTVLPHRDGFVAIPMFHAF, from the coding sequence ATGAAGGAACCTGTAGTTATAGGTTTGTTCTGTGGACCAAAGAAACCAAGTTCAGCAAAAGACTTCCTTGAAGACTTTGTTACAGAGTTACAACAGCTTGAAAATGGTTTTGATTTAGAAGGTAAACAGTTAAATCTCAAGCTGCATACAGTCATCTGTGACACACCAGCCAGgtcctttattaaaaacacaaagaaccacAATGCCTACCATGGATGTGACAAATGTGTGCAGCCTGGAAACTATATTAACAGACGCATGACATACCCATGTGCAGACTATGCCCTACGGACAGATgaatcattcacaaacatggcCGATGAGAGTCATCATCATGAAGGACCACATCCATTTATTGGCAGTAGTGTGGGTATGGTTTCACAGTTCCCTCTAGATTACATGCATTTAGTTTGTTTAGGAGTTGTTAGAAGAATGCTACACATCTGGCTCAGGGGTCCTCTGAATTTTCGATTGCCTGCGAGCATAGTGGAAAGAATGTCAGCAAAACTGTTAGAAATGCGTTCCTTTATTCCTGTAGAGTTTGCACGGAAGCCCAGATCTCTGAGGGAATTGGATCGTTGGAAGGCCACAGAATTTAGACAGTTTCTCCTGTACACAGGACCTGTAATGCTAGGCACATTTCTGGATCAAAATATGTACTATAATTTCATGCTACTCTTCTCTGGTGTTGCTATTTTAGTTAGTCCTAGACTGTCCTGCCACACACAGTATGCCCGTACTttgctgaaatgttttgttaGTCACTTTGGTGAAATATATGGAAAAGATCAAATTGTTTATAATCACCTGCTAGATGGACCAAACCATGTACATGTGCAACTACATGGTTGTCTGgactcattttcagcatttgctTATGAAAATTATCTGCATAAGCTTaaaaagctcatcaggaaaccaGAGTTCCCCCTTGCCCAAATAATCCGTCGATTGTCTGAAATTAGAATTATGGAAGCTCCTTTAAGTTGTACctcttttaaaaagccacaTTATGTTGGACCAATTATAGGTGGActgtcagtgaaagcacagTATGGTGAAATGACCTGTGATAAGTGGACTGTTAAAGTTTCAACTGGggataatgtttttgttattggaAATGATATTTGTTGTATACATAACATTGTAGAGTGCAGTGATGGAGTCTATGTGGTATACAAGGAATTCTCAGATAAATCTTTGTTCTTTGATTATCCATTTAACTCTGACTAtctgaatatttataaaatttcacaaacatcaGATTCATTCAAGTGTGTTAAAGTGTCAGAGCTTGTTGTAAAATGTACTGTTTTGCCTCATAGAGATGGTTTTGTGGCCATACCAATGTTCCATGCCTTTTAG